The following proteins come from a genomic window of Flavobacteriaceae bacterium MAR_2010_188:
- a CDS encoding Methyltransferase domain-containing protein codes for MDYQDKSTKYYSNIRHDLIEFFGKKKNLKILEIGAAYGETLFYLKEKGIAKEAVAIELFEDKANKSNYKKIDRFIFGNINEIDLKEFDNYFDLILLPDVLEHIFDPKRTLDKMHALLKPDGEMVVSMPNIRHYSALLKIYIKGDFSYEENGLFDYTHLRFYCKKNMETLFECSNFKITKTESSLRNFKGKSISKILNSLTFNLFEEFFSTQYFFNLAKK; via the coding sequence ATGGATTACCAAGATAAATCCACCAAGTATTATTCAAATATAAGACATGATCTCATCGAGTTTTTTGGCAAAAAAAAGAACCTTAAAATCCTCGAAATAGGAGCTGCTTACGGGGAGACTTTATTTTATCTGAAAGAGAAAGGAATTGCAAAAGAGGCAGTCGCTATTGAGCTTTTCGAAGACAAAGCAAATAAGAGCAATTACAAAAAAATCGACCGCTTTATTTTTGGCAACATCAATGAAATTGATTTAAAGGAATTCGATAACTACTTTGATTTAATTCTTTTGCCCGATGTGCTCGAGCATATTTTCGATCCTAAACGTACTCTTGATAAAATGCATGCCTTATTAAAGCCTGATGGGGAGATGGTGGTAAGTATGCCTAACATCAGACATTACTCTGCCTTGTTAAAAATATATATAAAAGGGGATTTTAGTTATGAAGAAAATGGACTTTTTGACTATACGCACTTACGATTTTATTGTAAAAAGAACATGGAAACACTTTTTGAATGCTCAAATTTTAAAATAACAAAAACAGAAAGCTCTCTCAGAAACTTTAAAGGTAAATCAATATCTAAAATTTTGAATTCCCTTACGTTTAACTTGTTTGAAGAGTTTTTTTCAACCCAATATTTTTTCAACTTGGCCAAAAAATAA
- a CDS encoding Membrane protein involved in the export of O-antigen and teichoic acid, with translation MTEKFLQDKEITKYVLSKGGITFFFRIIAMVLSFLTMWFITNFYGETVFGRYSLAMTAQQITVMVFALGIPIAFVSFTGDFSSESKIKGFFFKNLKIALLSAIVPMLFYFFYAKSIATDVFNKPNLSPYFLILAASIPFLILHETICYYFMSIKKFITYGLYLFISPNVLFIFLLVLFREMGFESYFTFLAYSLSIIITSIIGFLAIYFNKYVVEYPLISTKEILKKSFPMMLSGIFLVLLNWTDILMLGRFESESQIGIYNVAFKLGYLTLFFVASMNVVIMPKVSELFYKKNFSEMRKTVNKATQVVILLTVPLAIILIFFSKFILSFFGDGFVSGSLIMILITIGALFNAITGNVDQILNMTNNQKLVRNIFVFGFLLNVGLNLLLIPSLGIIGAATASLITNFIINTVFVIFIKKKLGFYTFI, from the coding sequence ATGACAGAAAAATTTCTCCAGGACAAAGAGATCACAAAATATGTATTGTCAAAAGGTGGAATAACATTTTTCTTTAGAATAATCGCCATGGTATTAAGTTTTTTAACCATGTGGTTTATTACAAATTTTTATGGGGAAACTGTATTTGGAAGGTATTCATTGGCCATGACAGCGCAACAAATAACAGTCATGGTTTTTGCCCTTGGTATCCCAATCGCATTTGTTAGCTTCACTGGCGATTTCAGCAGCGAAAGTAAAATAAAAGGTTTTTTTTTTAAGAATCTGAAGATTGCTCTTTTATCAGCAATTGTCCCGATGCTTTTTTATTTTTTTTATGCAAAAAGCATTGCCACCGACGTTTTTAACAAGCCAAATCTATCACCTTATTTTCTAATACTTGCCGCAAGTATCCCCTTTTTGATTTTGCATGAAACAATCTGTTATTATTTTATGTCCATCAAAAAGTTCATTACCTATGGTTTATATCTTTTTATTTCGCCTAATGTATTGTTTATCTTTTTATTAGTGCTTTTTCGGGAAATGGGTTTTGAATCCTACTTTACCTTCCTTGCATATAGTTTATCAATAATCATAACTTCGATAATAGGTTTTTTAGCCATTTATTTCAATAAATATGTGGTTGAATACCCTTTAATCTCTACAAAAGAGATATTGAAAAAATCTTTTCCGATGATGCTGAGCGGAATTTTTTTGGTTTTACTTAATTGGACAGATATCTTGATGCTAGGAAGATTCGAATCAGAAAGTCAAATAGGCATTTATAATGTCGCATTTAAACTCGGGTATCTGACGCTGTTTTTTGTAGCTTCAATGAATGTGGTTATAATGCCCAAAGTATCAGAGTTGTTCTATAAAAAGAATTTTTCAGAAATGAGAAAAACCGTCAATAAGGCGACTCAAGTCGTGATTCTTTTGACAGTTCCGTTAGCTATAATTCTTATATTTTTTAGTAAGTTCATACTTTCTTTTTTTGGAGATGGATTTGTTTCTGGCAGCCTAATAATGATTTTGATTACCATTGGGGCTTTATTTAACGCAATTACCGGAAATGTTGATCAAATATTAAACATGACTAATAACCAGAAGTTAGTTAGGAACATTTTTGTATTTGGGTTTTTGCTAAATGTGGGTTTAAATTTACTGTTAATACCTTCTTTAGGGATTATAGGGGCAGCTACGGCCAGCTTAATAACTAATTTTATCATTAATACTGTTTTTGTAATCTTTATTAAGAAAAAATTAGGCTTTTATACTTTCATATAA
- a CDS encoding Glycosyltransferase, GT2 family, whose product MQIDLSVIIVNYNGLSFIKACFNSLEYALKDIDHEVIVVDNHSHDKSCLYIKQKFPEVRLIESNTNLGFGKANNLGVKKAVGSTILLLNIDTILQDHLLPAIQTLRENTDNGIVAINMIDAQKQYISAVGRFPSPWRLIKISMLSDKRNAFKKGNFEKKKYAVDWVSGAFMLIRKSDYDMINGFDTDYFMYVEDVDLCKRMADIGKKCIFRSDLNYIHFVGFNKSRENLLLKGYEIYAHKHFNSFGTTIGKMMISVNRKVKSFKGVL is encoded by the coding sequence ATGCAAATAGATTTATCGGTGATAATTGTAAATTATAATGGACTATCCTTTATTAAAGCCTGTTTTAATTCTCTAGAGTATGCACTGAAGGACATAGACCATGAAGTTATTGTGGTTGACAACCATTCTCATGATAAGAGCTGTCTCTATATAAAACAAAAATTCCCCGAAGTTAGACTTATCGAAAGCAATACCAACCTAGGTTTTGGAAAAGCCAATAATTTGGGGGTAAAAAAAGCAGTGGGTAGTACTATTCTATTATTAAACATCGATACGATACTCCAAGACCATCTGTTACCAGCCATCCAGACGCTGCGTGAAAATACAGATAATGGAATTGTAGCGATTAATATGATAGATGCTCAAAAACAGTATATTTCTGCTGTGGGAAGGTTCCCCTCACCGTGGAGGCTAATAAAAATCTCAATGCTTTCTGATAAAAGAAATGCTTTTAAAAAAGGAAATTTTGAAAAAAAAAAATATGCTGTTGATTGGGTTTCTGGCGCATTTATGTTAATTAGAAAATCCGATTATGATATGATCAATGGTTTTGATACCGACTACTTTATGTACGTCGAAGATGTGGATTTATGTAAAAGAATGGCGGATATTGGAAAAAAATGCATTTTTCGTTCAGACCTAAATTATATTCATTTTGTAGGCTTTAATAAATCCCGAGAGAATTTATTGCTTAAAGGCTATGAAATCTATGCCCACAAACATTTTAATTCTTTCGGAACAACTATCGGAAAAATGATGATTTCCGTAAACAGGAAGGTTAAATCATTTAAAGGGGTGCTATAA
- a CDS encoding Glycosyltransferase involved in cell wall bisynthesis has product MSNQIRILVDCHVFDGTFQGTTTYLKGIYSKLILDKNFHFHLASNNSEFLKTIFGIHDNVTYLDYKFTSKYYRLIIGIPSIVKKYHIDFAHFQYIVPPFKSCRYIVTIHDILFMDYPQYFPLSYRIKYKYLFKWSAMRSDIVLTVSSFSKERIQKYFKINDILITPNAVNPIYFEDYDKKDVKNEICIKYGLKDYWIYISRWEPRKNHLSLLKVFVENEYHRNYSLVFVGNDAIENKEYRRYFESLTINVKSKVVSLKNIDFREGVLLLRGADLSVYPSVAEGFGIPPLEALAAKIPSICSNTTGMSDYTFMKSMRFDPDDLENMKNCIEENLNSRPDTYVLDQLKKTYNWEKSAMKIKYAIENII; this is encoded by the coding sequence ATGAGTAATCAAATAAGGATATTAGTTGATTGTCATGTCTTTGATGGAACTTTTCAGGGCACAACCACTTATCTAAAAGGCATTTACTCTAAATTGATTCTTGATAAGAACTTTCATTTTCATCTTGCTTCAAACAATTCAGAATTCTTAAAAACGATATTCGGAATACACGATAATGTCACGTATCTAGATTATAAGTTTACCAGTAAATATTATAGATTGATAATAGGCATACCTTCAATAGTAAAAAAATATCATATTGATTTTGCTCATTTTCAATATATTGTACCCCCATTTAAAAGCTGCCGTTACATTGTCACAATTCATGATATTCTATTCATGGATTATCCCCAATATTTCCCTTTAAGTTATAGGATAAAGTACAAATATCTTTTTAAATGGAGCGCCATGAGGTCAGATATAGTCCTTACCGTTTCTTCATTTTCCAAAGAGCGGATTCAGAAATATTTTAAAATAAACGATATCCTGATAACCCCGAATGCAGTTAATCCTATTTATTTTGAGGATTACGATAAAAAAGACGTAAAAAATGAAATTTGTATAAAATATGGATTGAAAGATTACTGGATATATATAAGTAGGTGGGAACCAAGAAAAAATCACCTTTCACTTCTAAAAGTTTTTGTAGAAAATGAATATCATAGAAATTATTCATTAGTTTTTGTAGGTAATGATGCCATTGAAAATAAAGAATATCGAAGATATTTTGAAAGTTTAACTATAAACGTCAAATCTAAAGTAGTTTCACTAAAGAATATTGATTTTAGAGAGGGGGTTTTATTGCTACGTGGAGCTGATTTATCTGTTTACCCGTCTGTAGCCGAGGGGTTTGGAATTCCACCTTTGGAAGCTTTGGCGGCTAAAATTCCGTCGATATGCTCAAATACCACGGGAATGTCTGACTATACCTTTATGAAGTCAATGAGATTTGACCCAGATGATTTAGAAAATATGAAAAATTGTATTGAAGAGAATCTTAACTCCCGTCCAGATACATATGTATTGGATCAGTTGAAGAAGACTTACAATTGGGAAAAATCGGCTATGAAAATTAAGTACGCTATTGAAAATATCATTTGA